A stretch of the Streptomyces venezuelae genome encodes the following:
- a CDS encoding lysophospholipid acyltransferase family protein codes for MADAKVIPFDEDRPRKRPSGGRRVRVVPEPTPSPEVVAQVEEPASGAAGKPGGWDRRIAGGLAFLRRRITGEYEVDEFGYDKELTEQVLMSLIRPLYDGYFRVEVKGIENIPAEGGALIVANHSGTLPLDGLMMQVAVHDHHPAQRHLRLLAADLVFMLPVVNELARKAGHTLACAEDAQRLLEAGELVGVMPEGFKGIGKPFGERYKLQRFGRGGFVSTALRARTPIVPCSIVGAEEIYPMIGNAKTLARLLGIPYFPITPTFPWLGPLGAVPLPTKWTIQFGEPIPTDGYAPEAAEDPMLMFNLTDQVREQIQHTLYKLLVQRRSVFF; via the coding sequence GTGGCGGACGCCAAGGTCATTCCGTTCGACGAGGACCGGCCGCGCAAGCGCCCGTCCGGTGGGCGGCGGGTACGGGTGGTGCCGGAGCCGACTCCCTCGCCCGAGGTGGTGGCGCAGGTCGAGGAGCCGGCTTCCGGGGCCGCCGGGAAGCCGGGCGGCTGGGACCGGCGGATCGCGGGTGGTCTGGCCTTCCTGCGCCGTCGGATCACCGGTGAGTACGAGGTCGACGAGTTCGGCTACGACAAGGAGCTCACCGAGCAGGTCCTGATGTCGCTGATCCGGCCGCTGTACGACGGGTACTTCCGGGTCGAGGTCAAGGGCATCGAGAACATCCCGGCCGAGGGCGGCGCGCTGATCGTGGCGAACCATTCGGGGACGCTGCCGCTGGACGGTCTGATGATGCAGGTGGCGGTCCACGACCATCATCCGGCGCAGCGTCATCTGCGGCTGCTGGCGGCGGACCTGGTGTTCATGCTGCCGGTGGTCAACGAGCTGGCCCGGAAGGCCGGGCACACACTGGCGTGTGCGGAGGACGCGCAGCGGCTGCTGGAGGCCGGTGAGCTGGTCGGGGTGATGCCGGAGGGCTTCAAGGGGATAGGGAAGCCGTTCGGGGAGCGGTACAAGCTCCAGCGTTTCGGGCGCGGTGGGTTCGTGTCGACGGCGCTGCGGGCGAGAACGCCGATTGTGCCGTGCTCGATCGTCGGGGCGGAGGAGATCTACCCGATGATCGGCAATGCGAAGACGCTGGCGCGGCTGCTGGGGATTCCGTACTTCCCGATCACGCCGACGTTCCCGTGGCTGGGGCCGCTCGGGGCGGTGCCGTTGCCGACGAAGTGGACGATCCAGTTCGGGGAGCCGATTCCGACGGACGGTTATGCGCCGGAGGCGGCGGAGGATCCGATGCTGATGTTCAATCTGACGGACCAGGTGCGGGAGCAGATCCAGCACACGCTCTACAAGCTGCTGGTGCAGCGGCGGTCCGTGTTCTTCTGA